In Cellulomonas sp. Y8, the genomic stretch CCGCGGCAAGGTGTTGAAGTAGCCGGTCATCATGATGATCGCGTAGGGCAGCGTGAACACCATGTACGTGAGGATCAGGCCGGGGTAGGTGTTGTAGAGCCGCAGCGCCACCACCAGGCCGAAGTACGGGATCAGCAGCGTGATGGGCGGAACTGCCTGGACGCTGACGATCACGACGTTGATGACCTTCTTGCCGCGGAACTCGTAGCGGCTGAACGCGTAGGCCGCGAGCACCGCGACGAGCAGCGTCAGCAGCGTCACCGCGCCTGCCACGAGGTAGGAGTTCCCGAAGAACCGGAGCTTGACCGGGTCCGTGAGGATCGACGTGTAGGCGTCGAACGAGAACCCCTCGGTGATCAGCCGCGGCGGGGACGCGAAGATCTCCGGGTTCGCCTTGAACGAGCTCGACAGCATCCAGAGCACCGGCAGGCCGGCGAACAGCGCGCCGAGCGTCAGCGCGAGGAGCACCAGCGCCTTCTGGCCGGTCTTGGCGGGCGGGCGGCGCAGCTCGCCCGAGCCGGTGCGGACGGGGGTCGGGGTCAGGGTCGCCATGTCAGTCACGCGCCTTCTGGTGCCGGACGTAGAAGAATGCGAGGACCATCGACAGCAGCAGCACGACCACCGCGGACGCGGACGCCACCGAGAACTCGTAGCGGCTGAACGCGAGCTTGTAGGTGAAGGTGCTGAGCATCTCGGTCGCGTTGATCGGCCCGCCGCCCGTGGTCATCCAGATCAGCGCGAACTGCTGCGTGGTCCAGATGAAGTCCAGCAGCGCCATCGAGATGATGATCGGGCGCAGCTGCGGGAGGGTGACGTTCCGGAACTGCTGGAACGGCGTGGCCCCGTCCACCCGGGCGGCCTCGTACAGGTCCTTCGGGATGCCCTGCAGGCCGGCCAGCAGGCTGATCATGAAGAACGGGTAGCCGGACCAGATGTTGATGAACGTCACCGCGGCGAGCGCGGTGCTCGGGTCGGCCAGCCACTCGGTCTGGCCGCCTGTGATCCCGAGCGAGCCGAGCAGGTAGTTGACGACGCCGTTCGGGTTGAGCAGCAGCCGCCAGAGCACCGCGATGATCGCCACCGTGAACAGCCACGGCAGGACGTAGATCACGCGGAAGAAGGCCTTGGTGCGGTGGCTCAGCAGCGGGGTGTTGAGCAGCATCGCGAAGCCGAGGCCGATCGCGAAGTGCGCCACCACGCTGGAGACGGTGAACACGAGGGTGTTGCGGACCGCGGTGAAGAACACCGGGTCGGTGAGCACCTCGGCGTAGTTGGCGAACCCGACGAACGCCGAGTTCTTGGTCGTGATCACGCCGTCCAGCAGCGAGTACCAGATCACCATGACGATCGGCGTGAGCATGAGGATCGCCATCAGGACGCCGGTCGGCGTCAGGAACCCGTAGGGCGTGAGCCGACGCTTCAGCCGGTCCCAGCCGGAGCGGGCGGGCGGCTGCTCGGCCGGGGCCGCGCGGTCCGGCCCCGGCGAGCCGCCGGCGGTGGGAGCGACCACGGGCCGCTCGACGTGCGAGGTGAACACTCTCGGTCCTCCTTGACCGGGGGGACCACGCCGGGCGGGTTCAGGGGTCCCCGCCCGGCGCGGTCGCTCGGGGGTCGGTCAGAACTCGCTCTCCCACTGCTCCTGCGCAGCGGCGAGCGCGTCGTCGACGCTCTGGTCGCCGTTCAGGCTCTTCTGCAGCTGCTCGCCGAGCTGCCGCATCAGCTCCTCGGCGACGGGCAGGCCGGTGAACTCGTTGGCCGGGTAGCCGTCCTGGTAGATCTCGAACGCCGTCGCGAACAGCTCGTTGTCCTCGACGAAGTCCGGCACGGACTCCGTGTTGCCCGGGAACGCGTTCGCGATCGACGACAGCTCCGCGTTGGTCTCCTCGCTCATGAGGAACTCGACCAGCTTCATCGCCTCGGCCTTGTGCTCCGAGTTCTCGGCGACGCCGATGCCCCACGAGGCGTAGGGGATGCCGCGCTCACCCGTGTACCCGTCCTCGGCCGGGATCGCGGAGATCGAGAACTGCAGGTCGGGGTTGGCCTCCTGGATCGTGGTCACGTGGGCCAGGGAGTCGATCATCATGCCGACCCGGCCGTTCGTGAACTCCTCGACCTTGTCCTGCTCCTTCATCGTGAAGGAGCCCGGCGCGACGACCCCCGCGTCCCAGAGGTCGGCGACGAACTGCACACCGCTCTCGACGTCGGGGTTGTCGGCCAGCGCGGGCTGGCCGTCGTCGAGCATCGAGCCGCCCGACGCCCAGACCCACGACATGACGTCGTTCTGCACGCCGTTCGGGGCCTCCAGCGACAGCGGCAGCACCCAGCCGTACGTGTTGTCCCCCAGGGCGGTGATGCCCTCGGCCGCGTCCTGGAACTCGGTGCGGGTGCTCGGCGGCGCGTCCACGCCGGCCTGGGCGAGCAGGTCGTCGTTCGTGAACATCGGGTACACGAAGTTCACGACCGGGATCATGTAGGTCGAGCCGTCCACCTGGACCTGGCTGACGAGCTGTCCGTCGTCGAACCCGTCGTCCGCCATCAGGGCGGACAGGTCGGCGATCGCGCCCTGCTTCGCGAAGTCGTTGACCCAGGCGCCGTCCAGGCCGACCACGTCCGACATCGTGCCGGCCGCGGCGCCGGCGAGGACCTGCTCCTTGGTCGACGCGTACGGGCCGCTCAGCAGCTCGACGGTGATGCCGGGGTTCTCGTCCTCGAACTTGTCCATCAGCTCGCGGAACGCGCCGTCGGGCAGCTCGGGCTCCCACCACTGCGCGAACTCGAGCGTGACGTGACCGCCCTCCGACCCGCCACCGACCGCGGCGTCGCCACCGCTGCCGCACGCGGTCAGGACCAGGGCCGAGGCCCCGGCGATGGCCGCGGCACTGAGGTACCGCATCCGAGCTCCGTTGCTCATGACTCTCCCTCCGGGATGCCGCTTTGTGCGGCTGAGTGCGCTTCTCTGCGTGTTTGAGCACGCTAGTGCGGGTCTCTGCGGTCGTCAAGGGCGGATCCCCGCGCGTTATCGCACCGAGACCTGACGACACCGTCCCACGGTCATGCCCGTCGTACCGGGCGATCGCGGGGCAAACCGGTCGCGAGCAGCCGCGACGGCACGATGCGCGACCATGCGGTAGGTATCCGCGACTTCCTGCGAGAGCACGCGGTTTTGTGCTAGAAGTTTCTGCATGTCGTCCTCCGACACCGCACCGCGCCGCCTCCCGGCAGGGCGCAAGGCCGAGCTCGCCGCGTACGTGACCGAGACCGGCGAGGTCACCGTCGCGCAGCTCGCCGACCGGTTCGACGTGTCCGCGGACACGATCCGCCGCGACCTCGACCAGCTCGACGCCGACGGCGTGCTCGTCCGCACCCACGGCGGCGCCGTCGGTCTCAGCACCGCCCCGCGCCCCAACACCGAGCTCGACGTGCGGATGCGCATGCAGACGCAGGCCAAGGAGCGGATCGGCGCCCGGGCGGCCGCGCTGGTGCGGGACGGGCAGGCGATCATCGTCAACGCCGGCACCACGACGCTCGCCCTCATCCGGGCGCTCGCCGAGCGACGCGACCTGACCGTCGCCACCAACAGCCTGCGCGGCGCCACCGAGCTGGCCCCGTCCGCGTACCGCGACCTCTACGTGTTCGGGGGCAGCGTGCGGATCACCGACCAGGCCACGCTCGGGCCGGTGCGGCTGCCCGCGTGGACCCACCAGCCCGAGGTCGACATCCGGTGCGACCTCGCGCTCATCGGCGTCGGGGCCGTCTCCGCCGACGTCGGCTACTCGACGAGCAACCTGGTCGAGGCCTCGATGATGGGCGACATGATGGACCGCGCCGACCGGGTCGCCGTGCTCGCCGACTCGTCCAAGTTCAGCCGGCGGCTGTTCGCGCAGATCGCCGAGCTCGGCCGGGCGGACTACCTCGTCACCGACGCCCCGCCGCCCGCCGAACTGCGCACGGCGCTGGACGAGGCCGGCGTCGAGGTCCTGCTCCCGGAGTCCTGAGCGTGGCCGCCGCCGCTGCCGCCCGCACGAGCGCGGGGTTGCTGCTGCACCGGCCGGGCGCCGGGGGCCCCGGCGCGCCCGAGGTCCTGCTCGGGCACATGGGCGGCCCGTTCTGGGCGCGGAAGCCGCACGGCTGGACCGTCCCCAAGGGCGAGCCGCTGGACGGCGAGGACCCGCACACCACCGCGCTGCGGGAGTTCGCCGAGGAGGTCGGCGTCCCCGCGCCCGACGGGGAGGACGTCGACCTCGGCGAGGTCCGGCAGCGCGCGGGGAAGGTGGTCCGGGTGTGGGCGCGGGCCGCCACCCTCGACCTCGACGCCCCGCGCGGACCGGTGAGCCAGGTGACGGTCGACTGGCCGCCGCGCAGCGGGCGCACGGTGACGTTCCCGGAGCTCGACGAGCTGCGGTGGGTGCCGGTGCCGGAGGCTCGGGAGCTCGTCGTGACCGCCCAGGCGGAGTTCCTGGACCGGCTGCTGGCACACCTCACCGGCCGCTGAGCCGGGGCCCGTCGTGCGGGCGACGAGTCGTCCACAGGTGCCGTGGTCGTGCCTCGTCCCCAGGCGGGCGTCGGTCGCCGGGGTCGTGTCGGTGGGCGTCGGTAGTGTCGTTCCATGGCATCTGACCTGCAGGAACACCCCGACGGCGACCCGGTCGCCGCCGTGGTGCTGCCGGTCTACGGGCCCGACGGGACGTGCCTGACGGACTTCGGCCCGGACCCCGTGGTGGCGGCCGGTGGGGTGCCTCGGACGGGTGAGCAGCGGCAGATCGAGGCGATCGCCGCGTGCCCGCCGGGGCCCGAGCTGGACGCCTGGCTGCGAGGGCTGGACCTGCAGGTGCTGTCCTCGATGGTGCTGGTCGAGGTGATCGCCGCGCAGGACCGGGTCGAGAGTCATCAGCACGCCCGCAAGCTGGCCATGATCGCCGAGCTCGCCTCCCGGGACGAGATGAGCCCGAGTGGTCCCCGCTGGCCGGTGCCCCGCCGACGCAGACCTGCGTGGCCGGGGACGAGCTGGCGATGCGGCTGGGGTGGCCACGGGTCACTGCGATGAAGACCGTGCACCGGGCGCTGGTGCTCGACGGGATGCTCGGCGCCACCCGGGAGGCCCTCGAGGTCGGGCACCTCGACGCCGGCAAGGCCCAGGTCCTGACCGCCGGGTTGGCGGACCTGTCCTTCCAGGTCGCGCACGCGGTGGAGGACGCAGTGCTGCCCGACGCCGACCAGTGCTCGGTCGCCGAGCTTCGCCAGCGCGTCGAACGGGAGATCCGGCTGGTCGACCCCGAGGGCGCCGCCGCACGCCGCGAGCGGGCCCGCTGCACCAGGAGGGTCTCCCACCCGCGCCCGCAGCCGGACGGCATCGCCTCGATGTGGCTGGTCCTCGACGCGGCGGACGCGCTCCGGGTCGACGGGGTCCTGACCCACGCCGCGAAGACCGCGAAGGCGCTGGGTGACGACCGGACCCTGGACCAGCTGCGCGCGGATGGTCTGCGCGACCTGGTGGTCGGGGACGTCCCCGCGTCGGACGGTCCGGCGTTCGAGGTCCGTCTGTCCCCGGGCCTGCCGGTGCCGCCGGAGCCGCGACGGTCGTGGAACGGGGCGACCATGACCGACCGGGACGGTGCGCTGCTCACCCGCCCGGTGGAGCCGATCCCGATCGCGACGCTCATCCCGCTCGGCGACTCAGGTGCACACTCGGTGCCCGGCTCGGATGACCCCCGCGTGCTGGCCGGGCCGCCCGCCACCTCGACCGAGACTGCGACGGAGACGAAGACCGCGCCCGCGACGGCGACCAAGACCGGTACCGGAGCCGCGGTGCCTGGCGCTCCGACCGACGCCGTCGCGCCGGGCGCGCCGAGCGAAACCGCCGCGCCGGGCGCGCCGACAGATGCCTCTGCACCAGCCGCTGCGCCGAGCACCGTCGCGACGACCCCCGCGCCCGCTCCCGCGCGCCGCGGCTGCACCCGCTGCTCCGGCCGCCCCGGCGCCGAGGTCCGCATCACCATCCCGGCGTCCACCCTGCTCGGCCTGGACGACCAGCCCGCCCACCTCGACGGCCACGGCCCCATCGACGCCGTCCAGGCCCGGGCCCTGGCGATCGGCGGGGTCTGGCAGCGAGTCGTCACCGACCCGCTCACCGCCCGGGTCCTGGACGTCGGCCGCGAGCGATACCGACCATCCGCCGCCCTGGCCGAACTCGTCCGCGCCCGCGACGGAACGTGCGCCGCACCCGGCTGCAGGGTCCCCGCCTGCGCATGCGAGCTCGACCACACCCAGGAGTTCCACCCCCAACCCGGCGGTGACCCCGACGCGCCCCTGGGCCGCACCGACGCCGACAACCTCGGACCGGTCTGCCACCGGCACCACCGGCTCAAGACCGACGGCGGGTTCCGGCTGCGGCAGATCGAACCCGGGCTCTACGAGTGGATCACCCCCACCGGACACCGATACCTCACCCGTCCCGGCACCGGGCAGTGCCACGACGCGACCGCCGACCCCTATGACGCGCCACCCCCGTTCTGAGCCCAGCGAGTCGGTCGCTCCGACGCATCCGTCCCCGTACGAGCGCGCCCCTCCCCAGTGGCGTGCCGCACCTCGGGCTGCTGCCCAGGCCGACCCTGCCGCGCCTCGGGCTGCTGCCCAGGCCGACCCTGCCGCGCCGCACCCATCCGGGCGTGCCCGCACCCATCCGGGCGTGCCCGCGCCCATCCGGGCATGCCCGCCCCAGGCCAGGCGTCCCGCCCAAGGTCGAGCGTGTCCGCTTCCTGTCCAGCGGGCCCGCATCCAGCGTGTCCGGGCCCCTCGGCCGCTCCCCGAGCGTGCGTGCGCTCGCCATGGCCCGCGCACAGGGGCGTGTCAGTGGTGGGTCGTACGGTTCGGGACATGAGCAGGCGGGCCATCGACCACGAGCGACTCCGGGAGATCCACGCGCGGTTCTCGGCGACGCCGCCGCCGTGCACGCTCGCGGAGCAGGACGCCTACGACCGGCTCGAGGCCGAGCTCATCGAGGCGATGGGCCTGACCCGGGACGAGTTCGAGCGGATGTCCGCGACGTACGCCCAGCTGCGCCGCGCGAGCTGACCGGGCCGGTCCAGGCCGCCCGCCTCCGCGACGCGGCTGCTCTTGCACTCGGCCTCCGCGACGGCGCCGGTCCTGCCGTCCGTCTCCGCGGCGCGGCCGCTCCTGCCGTCCGCCTCCGCGTCGGCGCCGGTGCTCGCGTCCGTCTCCCTCACGGGGCCGGTCACCGCTCGCCCCGCGTCCGGCCGGGTCAGCGGTCGATGTCCTCCCGGACGACCCGCGCGGGGTTCCCGACCGCGACGACGTTCGCCGGGATGTCCCGGGTGACGACCGACCCCGCGCCGATGACGGAGTTGTCCCCGATCGTGACGCCCGGGCACACGATGACGCCGCCCCCGAGCCAGACGTTGTCGCCGATCGTGATCGGCTTCGACCCCTCGAGCTTGTCCTTGCGGGGCTGCGGCTCGATCGGGTGGATCGGGGTCAGCAGCTGCACGTTCGGGCCGATCATGCAGTCGTCGCCGATGTGGATCGGCGCGACGTCGAGGGCCGTGAGGTTGAAGTTCACGAAGGTGCGGGCGCCGACGTGGATGTTCGTGCCGAGGTCGACGTGGAGCGGCGGGCGGATGCCCGAGCCCTCGCCCAGGGTGCCGAGCAGGTC encodes the following:
- a CDS encoding carbohydrate ABC transporter permease, producing MFTSHVERPVVAPTAGGSPGPDRAAPAEQPPARSGWDRLKRRLTPYGFLTPTGVLMAILMLTPIVMVIWYSLLDGVITTKNSAFVGFANYAEVLTDPVFFTAVRNTLVFTVSSVVAHFAIGLGFAMLLNTPLLSHRTKAFFRVIYVLPWLFTVAIIAVLWRLLLNPNGVVNYLLGSLGITGGQTEWLADPSTALAAVTFINIWSGYPFFMISLLAGLQGIPKDLYEAARVDGATPFQQFRNVTLPQLRPIIISMALLDFIWTTQQFALIWMTTGGGPINATEMLSTFTYKLAFSRYEFSVASASAVVVLLLSMVLAFFYVRHQKARD
- a CDS encoding NUDIX domain-containing protein, producing MAAAAAARTSAGLLLHRPGAGGPGAPEVLLGHMGGPFWARKPHGWTVPKGEPLDGEDPHTTALREFAEEVGVPAPDGEDVDLGEVRQRAGKVVRVWARAATLDLDAPRGPVSQVTVDWPPRSGRTVTFPELDELRWVPVPEARELVVTAQAEFLDRLLAHLTGR
- a CDS encoding DeoR/GlpR family DNA-binding transcription regulator — its product is MSSSDTAPRRLPAGRKAELAAYVTETGEVTVAQLADRFDVSADTIRRDLDQLDADGVLVRTHGGAVGLSTAPRPNTELDVRMRMQTQAKERIGARAAALVRDGQAIIVNAGTTTLALIRALAERRDLTVATNSLRGATELAPSAYRDLYVFGGSVRITDQATLGPVRLPAWTHQPEVDIRCDLALIGVGAVSADVGYSTSNLVEASMMGDMMDRADRVAVLADSSKFSRRLFAQIAELGRADYLVTDAPPPAELRTALDEAGVEVLLPES
- a CDS encoding HNH endonuclease signature motif containing protein produces the protein MKTVHRALVLDGMLGATREALEVGHLDAGKAQVLTAGLADLSFQVAHAVEDAVLPDADQCSVAELRQRVEREIRLVDPEGAAARRERARCTRRVSHPRPQPDGIASMWLVLDAADALRVDGVLTHAAKTAKALGDDRTLDQLRADGLRDLVVGDVPASDGPAFEVRLSPGLPVPPEPRRSWNGATMTDRDGALLTRPVEPIPIATLIPLGDSGAHSVPGSDDPRVLAGPPATSTETATETKTAPATATKTGTGAAVPGAPTDAVAPGAPSETAAPGAPTDASAPAAAPSTVATTPAPAPARRGCTRCSGRPGAEVRITIPASTLLGLDDQPAHLDGHGPIDAVQARALAIGGVWQRVVTDPLTARVLDVGRERYRPSAALAELVRARDGTCAAPGCRVPACACELDHTQEFHPQPGGDPDAPLGRTDADNLGPVCHRHHRLKTDGGFRLRQIEPGLYEWITPTGHRYLTRPGTGQCHDATADPYDAPPPF
- a CDS encoding sugar O-acetyltransferase, coding for MTTDYFADDPRTNLERMLAGDLYVADEEIEDLTRRSARLTEAYGRVALLDDAAARAILTDLLGTLGEGSGIRPPLHVDLGTNIHVGARTFVNFNLTALDVAPIHIGDDCMIGPNVQLLTPIHPIEPQPRKDKLEGSKPITIGDNVWLGGGVIVCPGVTIGDNSVIGAGSVVTRDIPANVVAVGNPARVVREDIDR
- a CDS encoding sugar ABC transporter substrate-binding protein, translated to MSNGARMRYLSAAAIAGASALVLTACGSGGDAAVGGGSEGGHVTLEFAQWWEPELPDGAFRELMDKFEDENPGITVELLSGPYASTKEQVLAGAAAGTMSDVVGLDGAWVNDFAKQGAIADLSALMADDGFDDGQLVSQVQVDGSTYMIPVVNFVYPMFTNDDLLAQAGVDAPPSTRTEFQDAAEGITALGDNTYGWVLPLSLEAPNGVQNDVMSWVWASGGSMLDDGQPALADNPDVESGVQFVADLWDAGVVAPGSFTMKEQDKVEEFTNGRVGMMIDSLAHVTTIQEANPDLQFSISAIPAEDGYTGERGIPYASWGIGVAENSEHKAEAMKLVEFLMSEETNAELSSIANAFPGNTESVPDFVEDNELFATAFEIYQDGYPANEFTGLPVAEELMRQLGEQLQKSLNGDQSVDDALAAAQEQWESEF
- a CDS encoding carbohydrate ABC transporter permease, producing the protein MATLTPTPVRTGSGELRRPPAKTGQKALVLLALTLGALFAGLPVLWMLSSSFKANPEIFASPPRLITEGFSFDAYTSILTDPVKLRFFGNSYLVAGAVTLLTLLVAVLAAYAFSRYEFRGKKVINVVIVSVQAVPPITLLIPYFGLVVALRLYNTYPGLILTYMVFTLPYAIIMMTGYFNTLPRELDEAVKVDGAGPLTALWRILVPISVPGLVSVGIYTFMIAWNEFLFALTLTRTEDMRTVPIGIQLLMGQHSYNWNEMMAMSILGCIPVLILFLFFQRYFIGGMTAGAVKV